Genomic segment of Bacteroidales bacterium:
TTTTACCCAAAACAGAATTAAAAGAAAGAATTGCAGAAGTATATGAATTAACCGGATTAACCAAATTCAGAAAGCGTAAACCCTTTGATTTAAGCGGGGGGGAACGTAAAATATTGGCATTCTGTATGGGTTTAATTCACAATCCGAAATTTTTATTATTTGATGAGCCGTTTGCCGGTGTAGATGCCAAAAATACTGCCACTTTACTAAAACTTTTTAAAGAGACAATAATAAATACTGAAAACAGCATAATAATTGTAGAGCATAAAGATGATGCCAAGCAATTATTCACTCGAAAAATAAATATGGAATTAGGAATAATTAAATCAAATTAGAATGGAGAAGAATTTATTGCTTTTTTCAGGTTCTTCTGACCCAACAATGGGGGAGTACCCAAAACGATA
This window contains:
- a CDS encoding ATP-binding cassette domain-containing protein, which encodes MLEIKNISSGYGKKQVLYNVSLHVKKGEVVLLTGGNGSGKSTLLKCIYNLLPCWSGEIFFKGEKINSLIPSDLISKGIVYIPQKDFYFENLTVEENLQISGNILPKTELKERIAEVYELTGLTKFRKRKPFDLSGGERKILAFCMGLIHNPKFLLFDEPFAGVDAKNTATLLKLFKETIINTENSIIIVEHKDDAKQLFTRKINMELGIIKSN